The stretch of DNA CAGGCGTCGGCGTTGCGACGGCGAACCCCGGACTCGAGCCCGGCGCCACGTACGTGCCGCTGGGTTATGAGGTCGAGTACATCGCCCGCTGGGGCAACTCGACGGGCCAGACCGCCGCGGACTGGCACATCTCGAACCTCACCGACAACCCCGGCGCGGGTTCGGCCGGCGCGCCCGTCGACTACCGACAGTCCTTCACCGGCAATCACGACGCGCTCGCCAGCGGCAGCCCCGACGTCGCCCCCTCGCAACCGACCGCCGAGCAAGGCCGACTCGAATCGAGCCAAAACGTTCCTTACGGCACGAAGCTGCTCACGACGATCGGCGCCCCCAACTACATCACCGGCGACTTCAATGGCGACGGCGTCGTCAACGCCGCCGACTACACCGTCTGGCGTGACACGAAGGGCCAGCTCGGTAGCGAGTCCAACCATCCCGCCGCCGACGCCAACCACGACTTCGTCGTTGACGAAGCCGACTACGCCCTCTGGGCGCAGAACTTCGGCGCGCCGAACGCCGTCGCCGCGCCGGCTTCTGGGGTCAGCGTCCCCGAACCCGCAGCGATCCTGATCGCAGCCCTGGCGGCGACGATCACCGTAGGTCGCAACAAGCGCTAGCTCAGACCGCGCCAGACCCGCGCCAGATCGCCCAGGATGCGTTCTAGGGACCGCTTTCGCTATGGGTGGACAAATGTATCGACTCGGCCCTCGGCGCCAAATTCAAGTTGTTGAGTAGCATCCGCCGCTCAGCGCGGCGATTGGCTCTCTCCATCCCGAGAGTCTCGGCTCGCCCGGCGCCTCACGCCACGGGCCACCACGCGCGCGACAGCCACAGCCCCGCCCCCGCGGCCGCCAGGCCGAGGACGAGGTTCAGAGCGACGTTCGCCAGCGCCAGCACCGGCTCGCCGGCGTCGAGGTGGCGGATGGTTTGGTAGCCGAAGGTTGAGAAGGTGGTCAGGCCGCCGAGCAATCCGACGGTAACTCCGGCATGCCAGAGGCTGGCGTGCCGGGTGGCGGGCGCCCACGCCTCGTGCATCAACAGGCCCAGCGCAAAGCAGCCGGCGACATTGACCAGCAGCGTCGCCAGCGGGAAGCGTTCGCCCCAGAGGACGACCAGCCAGACGCCCACCAAGTAGCGAGCCACCGACCCGAGGGCGCCACCGATAGCGACCGCGGCGATGCGGACCCAGGCGTCGTTCATGGCTCTTCGTCCTTCTTTTTCGAAGCGGCTTCAATTCCCGAACCGGCTGGGCTCTCCGCGCCACTGCTAGCACAATGGCCCCCGTGTGGGGGAAGCCATTTGTTTCGATCGGTCGGTTCGCACAGCGTAGTCCGATTGATCCGCCTAAGAGGCAAGGTTTCCCCCTGCGGTTTCCTTTCGCCGTCTCACCCCAGCAGTGCAAGCTACCGAAACTACCCATTGAACGCATCTTGCGCGAAGCGTCCACCAGGACATGCCGCGCATGCTGGATGAGGTAACGACGGAACGGCCGCTCCGGATCGGGGCGGCGGCAAGCTGCAGGAGGCAGCGACGATGCAGAATCGGCGAAACGAAACGGCGCCCGCGTGGCTTGTCGCATTGGCGGCAGCGGCCCTGGGAATGAGTTGGGCGGTCACCCGGCAATGGTCGGCGCCGACCGTGCGCGCCACCGACCAGCCCAATCGAACGACGGCGCCGCTGCGCTGGCCGCTCGCCGAGCTGCGCCCGCTCCCCGACGCCGTGCTCCCCGCCGAGTCGCTGGGCTACGCGCCGACGCTGTTGCCGTCGGGCGTCGCGATCCGGGTCGACGCGCCGGCGTTCGAGCCGGTCTTCCAATACGACCTGGCCTCCGCGGTGACGGCGAAGCCGCACGCCACCGAGCCGCTGTGCCTGCGTCTAGCAAGCGCCCCCGCGACCGACCTACCGGAAGCGCGGCCTGCGGTTGAAGCCGAGACGGGCTATCTCGATCGCCTGTTGGTGCTTGTCCCCAGCGCGCCGAAGTGGACCGCGGGACAGGGCGGCAAGTTCGTCATCACCGCCGGCGTGCGCGCCCACTGGTCGCTCGGCTCGATCGATACGCTCCAGCTCGCACGTTCGGCGGGCCATGCGATCGCGTCGCCGGGCGCGACGCTGCGGCCAGCGATCTACACAGCGCAGGCCAAGCTCTTCGGCGAGCCGCGGCTCAGCCCGTTGCGACCGACGGAGACAACGATCGCCGCCGTCGCGCCGCGCTTGGTTGGCCCCGTGCGTCCAGCAGCAGCGCGGCGCGCCATGGCTTCGCAGCCGACGCCGACGATCGCCGCATACCTCAACCGCGCTGAATTGAGCGGCGCGTTCCCCGTGCCGGTGGCGCTAGCCGACCAGCTCGACCGCGTCGCCGCCTCGCCCCAACAGGCGCCCTGGTCGTGGGCCGTCGCCTACCGTCTGCGGACGCTCGCCGGCTCCCGTGTCGACGACCGGTCCACGCACCACACGCTCCGCGCCTTGGCCGAAGCGACCGACGAGGCGTTCGTCCAAGCCGACGCGATGGGCGACTCCGCCGCGGCGACCGAGCTGCGTCGCGCCGGCTACGCGCTCAACCGTCGCCTCGATACCTGGCGGGCCGAGCAGGCGCTGACGATCGCCTCGATGGGCCGCCTCCAAGAGGACCGGCTCGCCGGCGCCCGCTGGGCGATGTCGTCGAACGGCCTTGGCTTGGCGCCCGGCGCCTTGCTCCAAGAGGCCGAGCGCAATCACGCCCAGCCCACCCGGCTCGCCGTCGCCCGCCGCGTCGAGGACTACGAGAGCCAGCCCACGACCCGCCTGGCGCAGCTGCTGGCGATGGACGCCTCGCGCCTCGTGACCGAGGCCGACCCGGAGAGCCGGGCTGTTGCTCAAGCGATCGAGTCGTCGTACCGCAATGCGAACGTCCGCGTCGCGATCGCCGCCGACTTCATCGAGCGGATGCTGCCGCAGCCCGAGGCGCTCACCGCGCCGATCCGCGACCGTATCGCGGGCAACCCCGTGTCGGGACGCTCGACGACACAGACCGACCTCGCCATCCGATTGATCGAGGACCCCAGCGCCTGGCGCATCGGCCTCGAAGCCCGTGGTACGGTGCAATCACAGACCTACTCGCGCGGCGGACCGGCGGTGGTCGGCGCCCGTGGCGAGACGTCGTTCGTCGCCAAGAAGCTGGTGGTGCTCACGCCCGCCGGCCTGCAAGCCGCCCCATCGATCGCCGAAGCCCAAACCGAGTCGCAGCGGCTCGTTAGCCTCTCGACCAACTACGACCGTGTGCCGCTCGTGGGCTCTTATGTCCGCAACGCCGCCCGGAAAGAATACCACCGCGTCAGCCCGCGGGCGCAGTCCGAAGCCAAGATCAAGATCGAGCGGCAGGTGTGCAGCACGCTGGACGAGCGCGTGACCCCTCAGCTGTTCGACGCGCAGCAGCGCTACACCGCCGAGGTGCTCGACCGCGTCGAGGCGTTGGGGCTCCAGATCGAGCCGATCGAGCTCCGCACGACTGACGAGCGGTTGATTACGCGGATCCGCTTGGCGAACAGCGGGCAACTAGCGGCGCACACGCCGCGGATGCGGGCCCCCTCGGACAGCGTGATTAGCGTGCAGGTGCACGAGTCGACGTTCAACAACGCGTTGGACGGCTTGGGTCTGGCCGGCGCGACGATGACGCCCGCAGAACTGCGTGAACGGATCGACGCGAAGCTCCGCCTGCCGAACCGCGACGAGCCGCCCGCCGAGGAAGCCACATTCCGCTTCGCCGCCGAGGACGCGGTGCGGTTCGAGCTCGCCGAGGGGCGTGCTCATCTGACGCTCGCCTTCGACGCTATCGTTGTCCGCGGACGCCGCCACGACGACTTCAAGGTCCACGTCTTCTACAAGCCAGTGGTGACCGGCCTCACCGCCGAGCTGGTGCAGGACGGCGCCCCAGCGATCGAGGGCCGCATGCGGAACGCGTCCCGCATGCACCTTCACGGCGTGATGGGCAAGGTCCTCGGCCAAAACCGCCGCATCCCGCTGGTGCGAGTGGACGACCAGACGCCCGAGCGCTTCAGCAAAGCGATGATCGGCATGGCGACCAACCAGCTGGTGATCGAAGACGGCTGGCTCGGCTTGGCGATCGGCCCCGAGCGACAGGCGCCACGCGTCGCGGTGCAGGTCGGAGGGTACGTCCGCTGAGAACAAGTGCATCAGCCGGATGGTTGTGGGAGGGGTCTCCAGACCCCGATTACGGTCTCCACTCCGCAACGGCATGGTGCGCGTTATCGGCGTCTGGAGACGCCTCCCACAGAAAGCGATACCGCCACAAGAAACGATGCAGCCACAGAACCGGGGGCTGAGGCCCCGCGGCTGATCACCGCAACGACTGCCAACGGAGGGCTATGCCACAACCGCCTCGAGCACGATACGCGTTGCGTACGACTCGCCGGGTTCGATCACGATGAGCCCCGATGAGGCCCCCCTCGACTGCATGTTGAGCGGGTCGGGTGTGCAGGTGTACGGCTCGAGGCAGATCGCTTCGCGGTGGCCGGGCGTGTAGATCACGCAGCACGTCATCGAATCGTCGAACGTCTGGCGAACCGTGCGGCCCGAGGTGGGGTCGATGAGCTCGGTCGTCTCGGCGCCCTTGCTGAAACGGTACGCGGTATCGAACTCGCGGCCTGCGAGCGGCGCGCCGATCGCCAGGGGATCGCCCGCGTCGAGCGGCTCGACGCCGCCGGTGGGAATCATGTCCACCGCTTCCCAGCGGCCATCGACCGGCGCGCGGACGACTGTCGCCTCGGGGTCGGCGCCCTCGGCGAGCGGCAAGCGGAAGTAGGCGTGAGTTCCGAACCCGAAGGGGATCGGTTCGTCGCCCGGGTTCGTAACGCGGAGGTCGAAGAGGAGCTGGCTGCCAGCGATCGAGTAGGTCGCCGTCATCACGTAGTCACCGGGCCACTGCACCGCCGCGTACGGCGCGTCGATGGTCGGTCGGAACTCGGCGGTCACCCGGTCGGCGGAGTGTTCGACAAGGCGCCACGGGTTGCGTGGCGCGAAGCCGTGGATCGCGTGCCCCTGGCCGCTCGTGTCGTCAAGCTGGTAGGTCTTGCCGTTCCACTCGACGACGCCCTTGGCGATCCGGCCCGGAAACGGCGCGAGCAGCGGGATGCCGCTCCGCGACGGCCGGCCCTCGCCGAGTTCAAAATCCGGCTCGGCCCATAGCAGCTCACGGCGCGACCCGTCGGCGTCACCCGCGAACGGCGTTTTCCAGCTGAAGCAATTGAACCCCAGCCCAACGGCGACTTCCGCGGCAGCCCCCGAGTCGGCGGCGTTGATCGAGACGATATTGGCGGACATCGCGGCGGCTCCCGAGGGGCAATGCGTAAGTTCGGTAGAGAGCCGGAAGCGTAACAGGATTATGCAAGGGCTAGCACGGTCCGATGGCGAAGAGGGAGTCCGCGTCCCATTCTGCATGGAGAGATTCTATTCCTTGCAGGGGGAGACGATCCGATGGAACGCGAACTCTGGCGGTTATTGTACCGTTTGGTGAAACAGTTGGACGTGGGATGGGGGAGTTGGAGGTNNNNNNNNNNNNNNNNNNNNNNNNNNNNNNNNNNNNNNNNNNNNNNNNNNNNNNNNNNNNNNNNNNNNNNNNNNNNNNNNNNNNNNNNNNNNNNNNNNNNGGCACGCTGAGCCGACGCTTGCGTAAGCCCGCTTGCGTGCTGCTGCTGACGGCCGTGGAGCAGCGGCTGATCGGGCTGCTGAACCTGGGCCAGGGGATCGTCAAGAAGATCGATGGCAAGGCGCTCGCGGTGAGTCTGGTGAGCAAGGACCCCGACGCGGGCTACGGCCGTGGCGCCGGGGGCAAGCAGCTGGGCTACAAGCTGCATGTGATCTGGGGCGATGGGCCGATGCCGCTGGCCTGGGACCTCTCACCGATGAACGTCAGCGAGAAACGCGTGGCCCGCTGGTTGATCGAAGGGCTTGCCGGCGGCGGTTACCTGCTGGCGGACACCGAGTACGACGCCAACCCGCTCTACGACGCGGCCCAAGCCGAAGGGTTTCAGCTGGTGGCGAAGAAACGCAAGGGGAAAGGCTTGGGCCACCAACGACATTCGCCCAGTCGGCTGCGGAGCATCGAGCTGTTGGGGACGGCGTTCGGGGCGGCTCTCTACCGCCAGCGGACGGCGATCGAGACCTCCTTCGGGACGCTGGTCACCTTCGGCGGCGGGCTCGCCTCGCTCCCCGCCTGGGTCCGACGCTTCCACCGCGTCCGACACTGGGTCCAGGCCAAGCTCCTTATCGCCGGAACCCGCTCGCTCGCAAAGAACCCTCAGCTACTAGTTGCATAATCCTGGTAAGCGCCCGGGGTCGAAGCGGGTACCCGGGTTGCCGAGCGCATCCCTGCTTCACCTCGGCGATCGTGTTGAGGGCGCCGAAAAATCTCGCAGTGGGGACGTCCCCATTGCGCCCCCATTGGAAGCCGTGCGACGGCGGTCTACGCTAGAGGGCTGCGACCAATTCGCGGGCGATTAGCTCAGTCGGCTAGAGCGCCTCGTTTACACCGAGGATGTCGGGGGTTCGAGTCCCTCATCGCCCACTTGGGGCCATTGGCCCCGCGAGTCAGAGGCCAGGAGTCAGCAAGCCCGTAGCCTGAACGGGGAGGTTGGAGGCTTTGTGTTCCGCCACTTTCGACCTCCGAATTTTGCGTTGGCCTGTTATACGTTGCCGTTCTTAGCGGCATTGTTGGTTGGCCCGTGGCTTATCTACGCCACGGGTGACGCCCCGTGGTACCTCTTTGCCGCGATGTTGGTCGGAGTTTGCGCGCTCCTGATGTGGTTTGGGTTTCGCCCGGCCGGCTATGTGTTTGGCGCTGCGATGGGGCTGTTTGCGACGGTCGGGGTGATCGCGTTGCTTTTTGGAGAGGTGGAAATAAGGCTGATCGTCA from Botrimarina mediterranea encodes:
- the crcB gene encoding fluoride efflux transporter CrcB, which gives rise to MNDAWVRIAAVAIGGALGSVARYLVGVWLVVLWGERFPLATLLVNVAGCFALGLLMHEAWAPATRHASLWHAGVTVGLLGGLTTFSTFGYQTIRHLDAGEPVLALANVALNLVLGLAAAGAGLWLSRAWWPVA
- a CDS encoding aldose 1-epimerase; protein product: MSANIVSINAADSGAAAEVAVGLGFNCFSWKTPFAGDADGSRRELLWAEPDFELGEGRPSRSGIPLLAPFPGRIAKGVVEWNGKTYQLDDTSGQGHAIHGFAPRNPWRLVEHSADRVTAEFRPTIDAPYAAVQWPGDYVMTATYSIAGSQLLFDLRVTNPGDEPIPFGFGTHAYFRLPLAEGADPEATVVRAPVDGRWEAVDMIPTGGVEPLDAGDPLAIGAPLAGREFDTAYRFSKGAETTELIDPTSGRTVRQTFDDSMTCCVIYTPGHREAICLEPYTCTPDPLNMQSRGASSGLIVIEPGESYATRIVLEAVVA
- a CDS encoding transposase is translated as GTLSRRLRKPACVLLLTAVEQRLIGLLNLGQGIVKKIDGKALAVSLVSKDPDAGYGRGAGGKQLGYKLHVIWGDGPMPLAWDLSPMNVSEKRVARWLIEGLAGGGYLLADTEYDANPLYDAAQAEGFQLVAKKRKGKGLGHQRHSPSRLRSIELLGTAFGAALYRQRTAIETSFGTLVTFGGGLASLPAWVRRFHRVRHWVQAKLLIAGTRSLAKNPQLLVA